From a single Octopus sinensis linkage group LG5, ASM634580v1, whole genome shotgun sequence genomic region:
- the LOC115211829 gene encoding cytoplasmic protein NCK1 — protein MAEEVIVIAKYDYKAENSQELDIKKNEKLRLLDDSKEWWKVQNMQSKSGFVPSNYVKKSKPSFFSSLLTRKKNKCPAASYQASRNGVAALDQKSPGGADIQICEHVPAIVKYGYQAQRPDEISLTKSEKVIVMQKSIDGWWRGRKDNDEYGWFPSNYVELEQPSDLSATPRVDFGAMEGIEVVTALYTFKRSNQEELSFEKGDRLLIVEKPIEDPDWWKARNKFDHLGLVPRNYVQSVDDIEYDTATNDSSCTPHSQSASSLSNASSLSVVGMPNHKPQHLSGPLADKEWYFGKITRTQCEEMLTKHAEDGDFLIRDSESTVGHYTVVLKAPGRNKHFRVQVNDGVYQIGQQTFSSLDDMIEHYKKHPIYKQDSEKLYLVKAFMYPLDF, from the exons ATGGCGGAGGAGGTGATAGTCATTGCAAAATATGATTATAAGGCTGAAAATAGCCAAGAGTTGGACATTAAGAAGAATGAGAAGCTACGTCTTCTTGACGACAGTAAAGAATGGTGGAAAGTACAAAATATGCAAAGCAAATCTGGCTTTGTACCATCAAATTATGTCAAAAAATCAAAGCCTTCCTTCTTCTCTAGTTTACTCACTAGGAAAAAGAACAAATGTCCAGCTGCCAGCTACCAGGCTTCAAGAAATGGAGTTGCGGCACTTGACCAAAAAAGTCCAGGAGGTGCTGATATCCAGATTTGTGAACATGTACCAGCAATTGTCAAATATGGTTATCAAGCACAGCGTCCTGATGAAATATCATTAACAAAATCTGAGAAGGTGATAGTCATGCAAAAATCTATTGATGGATGGTGGCGTGGCCGAAAAGATAATGACGAATATGGGTGGTTTCCATCCAACTACGTTGAGTTGGAACAACCCTCTGACTTATCAGCAACTCCTCGTGTGGATTTTGGTGCAATGGAAGGGATAGAAGTTGTTACAGCTTTATATACTTTTAAACGTTCAAATCAAGAAGAACTTAGCTTTGAAAAAGGGGACCGTTTATTAATTGTTGAAAAACCTATTGAGGATCCTGATTGGTGGAAAGCACGGAACAAGTTTGACCACTTAGGTCTTGTACCACGTAATTATGTTCAATCAGTAGATGATATTGAATATGATACTGCAACCAATGACAGCTCATGTACTCCACACTCTCAGTCAGCTAGTAGTCTTTCTAATGCATCCTCACTCAGTGTGGTCGGCATGCCTAATCATAAACCACAGCATTTATCGGGACCTCTAGCTGATAAAGAGTGGTATTTTGGGAAAATAACACGGACCCAGTGTGAAGAAATGCTTACAAAACACGCTGAAGATGGGGATTTCCTGATTCGAGATAGTGAATCTACA gTTGGACATTATACTGTTGTTTTGAAAGCTCCTGGTCGGAACAAGCATTTCCGTGTCCAAGTAAACGATGGAGTATATCAGATTGGACAGCAGACTTTCTCATCACTTGATGATATGATAGAACATTATAAGAAACACCCTATATATAAACAAGATTCTGAAAAATTATATCTTGTGAAAGCATTTATGTATCCATTAGATTTCTAA